Proteins encoded together in one Hevea brasiliensis isolate MT/VB/25A 57/8 chromosome 16, ASM3005281v1, whole genome shotgun sequence window:
- the LOC131174452 gene encoding uncharacterized protein LOC131174452 codes for MSNETGSSGERVLVDEAMYRDAVAAQLERLTLGMNALRDVEGEFEGEFEEAIEEEFEVGNYNYGGRGYRPPRARGARGRRGGRLPRFGEYRYGDYGYGGREERVDTNVGSIKMKIPPFHGKENPDAYMEWERQVELIFECHNYSEEKKVKLAAVEFKEYAIVWWDQLMVRRRTLGLRPIASWEAMKEAMRERFVPQHYFRELHQRLQRMIQGGKSVEEYYKAMEIALARAQLDEPPEATMARFLAGLNIEIAHVVELHSYTNLTELVHIAIKVEKQLKMKRALKYGSGVHSAPKAPWKPNVDKTSKGEKEIPKFRKEEWKGKEKVESKDKEKGGIATTRTRDVKCFKCLGYGHYASQCSNKRVMVIREDGEVESEEENESERLMLVEGNENEEDVHVEEPSDGYDFALVTMRTLSAQPIVDSDELQRENIFHTRCVVKEKLCSMIIDGGSCCNVASSLLVEKLGLPTLKHPKPYGLQWLNDCSKVKVTKQVVVPFTIGSYHDEVLCDVVPMIATHILLGRPWQYDRYVIHDGRKNHYNLKKDGRTHALVPLSPTQAHEDQMRILRAVQGRKESCSEKLREAEHKSEESKGNSDGKEKKKEVKEKKVSVMEKGEGSGQKERREKKMSLYVGGRELRGALRGGMPLCILMYRENYLNVSDLDPNLPSSVVSILQEYQDVFPDEIPSDLPPIRGIEHQIDFIPGAQIPNRPAYRSSPAETKELQRQVDELLAKGHVRESMSPCAVPVLLVPKKDGTYRMCVDCRAVNKITVKYRHPIPRLDDLLDELHCSCFFSKIDLKSGYHQIRMRVGDEWKTAFKTKHGLYEWLVMPFGLSNAPSTFMRLMNHVLRSFIGQFVVVYFDDILVYSKNIDDHLHHLKLVFDVLRKEKLYANVKKCSFCLERIVFLGFVVSSKGVEVDDEKVKAIREWPTPKNASKVRSFHGLASFYRRFVPNFSSLAAPLNELVKKNVTFVWGKEHEHAFAMLKEKLCSAPLLILPNFDKTFEIECDASGIGIGAVLMQEKRPIAYFSEKLHGATLNYSTYDKEFVIHSDHESLKAKRMW; via the exons ATGTCAAATGAAACTGGTAGTAGTGGGGAGAGAGTCCTAGTTGATGAAGCTATGTATAGGGACGCCGTGGCTGCACAATTAGAGAGGTTGACCTTGGGCATGAATGCGTTGAGGGATGTTGAGGGAGAGTTTGAGGGAGAGTTTGAGGAAGCAATAGAAGAAGAATTTGAGGTTGGAAACTATAACTATGGTGGTAGGGGTTATAGACCACCTAGGGCCAGGGGAGCTAGAGGTAGAAGAGGAGGTAGATTGCCTAGATTTGGGGAGTATAGATATGGTGATTATGGATATGGGGGCCGAGAAGAGAGGGTAGACACTAATGTGGGCAGTATTAAGATGAAAATTCCTCCCTTTCATGGGAAGGAGAATCCGGATGCTTACATGGAATGGGAAAGGCAAGTTGAGCTAATTTTTGAGTGTCATAACTATAGTGAAGAAAAGAAGGTGAAGCTTGCAGCTGTAGAGTTTAAGGAGTATGCTATAGTGTGGTGGGACCAGTTGATGGTTAGGAGAAGGACTTTAGGTCTTAGACCCATTGCTTCTTGGGAGGCTATGAAAGAAGCAATGAGGGAGAGATTTGTTCCCCAACACTACTTTAGGGAACTCCACCAAAGGTTGCAAAGGATGATACAAGGAGGGAAGAGTGTAGAGGAGTACTATAAGGCAATGGAGATAGCCTTAGCAAGGGCACAATTAGATGAACCTCCAGAGGCTACTATGGCACGTTTCCTAGCTGGTCTTAACATAGAGATTGCACATGTTGTTGAGTTGCACTCTTACACTAATTTGACTGAGTTGGTGCACATAGCCATTAAAGTAGAAAAACAATTGAAGATGAAGAGAGCTTTGAAGTATGGTAGTGGTGTCCATTCAGCTCCAAAGGCCCCTTGGAAACCAAATGTAGATAAGACTTCTAAGGGTGAGAAAGAAATTCCTAAGTTTAGGAAAGAAGAGTGGAAGGGGAAAGAAAAGGTAGAAAGTAAAGATAAAGAGAAGGGGGGTATTGCCACTACTAGgactagagatgtgaagtgtttcaAGTGTTTGGGATATGGGCATTATGCTTCCCAATgttctaacaagagagtcatggtgatTCGGGAAGATGGGGAGGTAGAGAGTGAGGAAGAGAATGAATCCGAACGATTGATGTTAGTTGAGGGGAATGAAAATGAAGAGGATGTGCACGTTGAAGAGCCATCCGATGGGTATGACTTTGCATTGGTTACCATGAGGACCTTGAGTGCTCAACCTATTGTGGATAGTGATGAGTTGCAAAGGGAAAACATCTTTCATACTAGGTGTGTGGTGAAGGAGAAATTGTGTAGCATGATTATAGATGGGGGTAGTTGTTGCAATGTGGCTAGTTCCTTACTTGTGGAGAAATTAGGATTGCCTACCCTTAAGCATCCTAAACCTTATGGGTTACAATGGCTAAATGATTGCAGCAAAGTGAAGGTAACTAAGCAAGTAGTGGTACCTTTCACTATAGGGAGCTACCATGATGAGGTCTTATGTGATGTAGTGCCCATGATAGCTACACATATCTTGCTAGGTAGGCCATGGCAGTATGATAGGTATGTGATTCATGATGGCAGGAAGAATCACTACAATTTGAAGAAAGATGGCCGCACACATGCCTTGGTGCCCTTGTCACCAACACAAGCACATGAGGACCAAATGAGAATATTGAGGGCTGTTCAGGGGAGAAAAGAGAGTTGCAGTGAAAAGTTAAGAGAGGCCGAGCACAAGAGTGAAGAAAGTAAAGGAAATAGTGAtgggaaagagaaaaagaaagaagtgaaagaaaagaaagtgagtgtAATGGAAAAGGGAGAGGGCTCGGGACAaaaggagagaagagagaaaaagatgaGCTTGTATGTTGGGGGAAGGGAGTTGAGGGGAGCTTTGAGGGGTGGGATGCCATTGTGTATTCTCATGTATAGGgagaattatttaaatgtttctgaccttgaccccaatctTCCTTCTTCTGTTGTGTCTATTTTGCAGGAATACCAGGATGTGTTTCCGGATGAGATACCTTCGGATTTACCACCTATTAGGGGTATTGAACACCAAATAGATTTCATTCCTGGTGCTCAAATTCCTAATAGACCAGCCTATAGGAGTAGTCCAGCTGAGACTAAGGAGCTTCAAAGACAAGTAGATGAGCTTTTGGCTAAGGGACATGTCCGTGAGAGCATGAGTCCTTGTGCGGTTCCTGTTTTGCTTGTGCCAAAGAAGGATGGAACATATAGGATGTGCGTGGATTGTAGAGCTGTgaataaaatcactgtaaagtatcgccacccTATTCCTAGATTGGATGATTTGTTGGATGAATTGCATTGTTCTTGTTTTTTTAGTAAGATTGATTTGAAGAGCGGTTACCATCAAATTAGAATGAGAGTTGGTGATGAATGGAAAACTGCCTTCAAAACAAAACATGGCTTATATGAGTggctagtgatgccttttggtctCTCTAATGCCCCTAGTACTTTCATGAGGCTTATGAATCATGTTTTGAGATCTTTTATTGGACAGTTTGTTGTTGTCTACTTTGATGATATTCTTGTCTATAGCAAAAACATTGATGATCATTTGCATCATTTGAAACTTGtgtttgatgtgttgagaaaagaaaaattatatgcaAATGTGAAAAAGTGTTCTTTTTGCTTAGAAAGAATTGTGTTTTTGGGATTTGTTGTGAGTAGCAAAGGTGTTGAAGTAGATGATGAAAAGGTTAAGGCAATTAGAGAATGGCCAACACCTAAAAATGCATCTAAAGTTAGGAGCTTTCATGGATTAGCAAgtttttataggagatttgtacccAACTTTAGTTCATTGGCTGCTCCATTAAATgaacttgtcaaaaagaatgtgaCATTTGTTTGGGGTAAAGAACATGAACATGCATTTGCCATGCTTAAAGAGAAATTGTGTTCTGCACCTTTATTAATTTTGCCTAATTTTGACAAGAcatttgagattgaatgtgatgcATCAGGTATAGGGATTGGAGCTGTTCTCATGCAAGAGAAACGTCCAATTGCTTACTTTAGTGAAAAGTTGCATGGTGCCACATTGaattattctacatatgacaaagaaTTTGTCATACATTCGGATCATGAGTCTTTGAA GGCAAAGAGAATGTGGTAG